The DNA region AGCAAGCCGTTTCGAAACGCAGGAACCGCAAGCTCACCCTCGACAAAGTCACCTTCGGGATCACTGGCGCCATCGCCGTCGCCTTTGTGATCTGGGGCTTCACTGGGCGTGACAGCCTGTCAGAAACCTCCACGACTGCCCTGAACTGGGTAATGCAGTACACCGGCTGGCTCTTCATGGTTCTCGCCTCTCTATTCGTCGTCTTCGTCTTGTGGCTGGCCCTGGGCAAGTTCGGCAATATCCCGCTGGGCAAGGACGGTGAAAAACCCGAGTTCCGCACCGTCTCCTGGGTATCCATGATGTTCGCCGCAGGCATGGGCATCGGACTCATGTTCTACGGCGTGGCCGAACCGCTCTACCACTACATCTCGCCGCCGCCCGGCACCGTGGACGGCCGCACTCCCGCAGCCATCCAGACCGCCATGGCAACCTCCATCTTCCACTGGACGCTGCACCCATGGGCCATGTATGCAGTTGTCGGCATCGCAATGGCCTACGGCACGTACCGCTTGGGCCGCAGGCAATTGGTCTCCGAGGCCTTCACCTCGCTGTTCGGCAGGAGAATGGTCGAAGGGCCAGTCGGAAAGTTCATCAATATCCTCGCGATCTTCGCCACTCTCTTCGGCACCGCCGCCTCCCTGGGCTTGGGCGCCCTCCAGATCGGCAGCGGCCTGACCTCCAACGGCTGGCTCGGGGAAATCGGCACGCCCGTGCTCGTGGCAATCGTTGCCATCCTGACGGCCTGCTTCGTGGCCTCCGCGGTGTCCGGCATCAGCCGCGGCATCCAGTGGCTCTCCAACATCAACATGGTCCTGGCCGTTATCCTGGCCCTCATCGTTTTCGTCGCCGGCCCCACCCTGTTTATCCTCAACCTGATCCCCTCTGCTGTCGGTGACTACGCCCGGGACCTGGCCGAAATGTCCTCCCGGACGGAAGCCGTGGGCGACGAGGCTCTTCGCAGCTGGATGTCCGGCTGGACCATCTTCTACTGGGCCTGGTGGGTGTCATGGACACCGTTCGTGGGCATGTTCATCGCCCGCATCAGCCGCGGGCGTACCATCCGCCAGTTCGTCACCGGCGTCCTGCTGGTGCCCAGCATCGTCAGCGTGATCTGGTTCAGCATCTTCGGCGGAAGCGCCTTCCATGTCCAGCAGGAAGCCGACAAGTCAAACAGCCCGGGGCTGGTCACCATGACAGACGGAAGCCCGTCCATCAACTTCGACGGAGCTCTGTTCGACCTCGTCAAGAACCTGTCCATGCCCGCTTGGCTGATCGCAGCCGTCATCGTCCTTGCCATGGTCCTGGTCGCGATCTTCTTCGTCACTGGTGCAGACGCAGCCTCCATCGTGATGGGATCGCTCAGTTCCAACGGCGCCGAAGAGCCGCGCCGGGGCGTGGTCATTTTCTGGGGCACCCTCACCGGAGCAGTCGCGGCAGTCATGTTGCTGGCAGGCGGCGACGAACCTTCGGAAGCCTTAGCCGGCTTGCAACGAATCACCATCGTCGCAGCGCTACCGTTTGTAGTCGTCATGCTCTTGCTCTGCTTTGCCCTCGCTAAGGACCTGCGCCGCGATCCGCTCTCCCTGCGCCGGCGCCTTGCAACGTCCGTAGTGGAGCGGGCGATACGCACCGGCGTGGAGCAGCACGGCGGCGTTCAATTCGACCTCGTGACCAGGCACGAATGCGCCGAAACGTGTTCGGATTCGGACACCTGCCCTGGCGACAGTTCCGACACTAAGCCGGACCCCAGGTAGCCAGAGGTTCTGGCCCTGGCGCCGAAGCGCCAGGGCCAGAACCTCCACCATCAACTTCCTTTCCCGTGTCCCCACAACGATGTGGCACGAACGATGCACCCTCTTCCCAACAATCAGCAAAGGGTTATCCAGAGATGTCCGATCCTCAACATCAGGAACAAGTTCTCAAAGTGTCTACCAAAGGCGAGAACCCAGTGGTTCTCAAACTGGAGGCATCCAGTCCAGTGACCGTCCGGCTGCAGGTGGATGTCGATTGCACGTGCGGCACCGGGACCAGCAACCGTCCAGGCTCATACGTAGACAGCGACCTCGGTATCCGCTGACTGCGGTTGCGAGCAGCGCCCCGCATGAGTCAGGCGGCCGCCAGGTCGAACCGATCCAGACTCATGACCTTGTCCCACGCCCGGACGAAGTGGCGGACAAAGTCCTCCTTCGCGTCGTCGCACGCGTAGACCTCGGCAATCGCGCGCAGCTGGGAGTTGGCGCCAAAAACGAGGTCGACGGCGGTGGCCGTCCACTTCAGTTCGCCCGTGGCCCGATCACGACCCTCGTAGACGTTCTCCAACGACTCGGAGGCCTTCCACTCCGTCCTCATGTCGAGCAGGTTCACGTAGAAGTCATTGGTCAACGCCCCGGACCGGTCGGTGAGGACGCCATGTTCGGACCGCCCGAAGTCGGCCTTCAGTGCACGCATCCCGCCGACGAGGACCGTCATCTCGGGCGCGGTCAGGTTCAGCATGAACGCCCGATCCACCAGCAGCGTTTCGGGCGGTAGCTTCTGCCCCGCACGGACGTAGTTGCGGAACCCATCCGCTGCGGGTTCGAGAACATCGAACGCCTCCACGTCTGTCTGCTCCTGTGAGGCGTCGGTGCGCCCGGGCGCGAAGGGTACCGAGACTTCGAACCCGGCGTTCTTCGCCGCCTGCTCGACGGCCGTGCACCCGCCCAGGACAATCACGTCGGCCAGGGAGACCTTCTTTCCGTCCGACAGGGAACTGTTGAAGTCTTGCTGGGTCCGCTCGAGGGTCTCCAGCACCTTGGCCAGCTCTGTCGGGTCGTTGACCTCCCAGTCCTTCTGCGGCGCAAGGCGAATCCGGGCCCCGTTCGCCCCGCCCCGCTTGTCCGTGCCACGGAAACTGGCCGCCGCTGCCCAGGCAGTGGAGGCCAGTTGGGAGATGGACAGCCCAGTGGCGAGGATCCTGGCCCGGAGGGCCGCGATGTCCTCCTCTCCGATCAACTCATGGTCGACGGCGGAAACAGGGTCCTGCCATGGCTGCGGCTCCGGAACCCACGGACCCAGGTAGCGCGTCACCGGGCCCATGTCGCGGTGCAGCAGTTTGTACCAGGCCTTGGCGAACGCGTCGGCGAGTTCGTCCGGATTCTCGTAGAAGCGCCTCGAAATCGGCCCGTAAATCCGGTCCAGCCTCAGAGCCAGGTCCGTGGTCAGCATCATGGGCTCGTGCCGCTTCGACGAGTCATGAGCATCCGGCACGGTTCCTTGGGCCTCCGGGTTCTTGGGCTTGAACTGCTTCGCTCCGGCGGGGCTCTCTGTGAGTTCCCAGTCGTACTTGAACAGGTTCTCGAAGAATCCGTTGTCCCACTTCGTCGGCTGGTTGGTCCAGGCGCCCTCCAGCCCGCTCGTGAGCGTGTGCGGGCCACTGCCGGTGCCGAAGCTGTTCTTCCAGCCGAGGCCCTGCTGCTCGAGCGTGGCAGCCTCGGGTTCGGGACCGAGGTTCTCCACGCTGACAGCGCCGTGGGTCTTGCCGAACGTGTGGCCACCGGCGATCAGCGCGACCGTCTCCTCGTCGTTCATGGCCATCCGGCGGAATGTCTCGCGGATGTCATGGGCGGCAGCCAGCGGATCCGGGTTGCCTCGCGGGCCCTCGGGATTCACGTAGATGAGCCCCATCTGGACGGAGGCGAGAGGACTGGTGAACTCCCCTGGCCCGCTGTAGCGCTCGTCTCCCATCCATGTATCCTCCGGGCCCCAGAAAATCTGCTCAGGCTCCCAGATGTCCTCCCGCCCAAAACCGAAGCCGAACGACTTGAACCCCATCGATTCCATGGCGACGTTGCCGGCGAAGACGATCAGGTCGGCCATCGAGATCTTTCGGCCGTACTTCTGCTTGATTGGCCACAGCAGGCGGCGTGCCTTGTCGAGGCTCGCATTGTCGGGCCAACTGTTGAGAGGAGCGAAGCGCTGCGCACCGCTGCCGCCACCGCCGCGGCCGTCCTCGATGCGGTAGGTGCCCGCCGCGTGCCACGACATCCGGATGAACAGTGGTCCGTAATGGCCGTAGTCCGCGGGCCACCAGTCCTGTGAGGTCGTCATCACCTCGATGAGGTCCTGCTTCAGCGCCTGGAGGTCGAGGGCATTGAACTCCTCTGCGTAGTTGAAATCCTCGCCCATCGGGTTGGCCTGGGGCGAGTGCTGATGGAGAACCTCCAGGTTGAGCTGGTTGGGCCACCAATCCTGGTTCGTCCTGGGCCGACTCCGCTTCGGAGTTGGAGCAGGAATTACTGGGTTTTCGCTTTCACTGCCATGTTCAGACACGTCAGTCTCCTCCTGTGCCGCTAGTCGCTTCCAATCGCTAGCACCATTGCAATCAATATGACGACAGCCAGCCACAACATCTCCGGCTTGGTCATGGGTCCTTGGTACTGGCCATGCTCCACTTTCCCGCTCCAGCTTTGGCGGTGCAAGGGTGGGCTGGCAGAGTCAGGGAATGGTCATTTCATTTCCGCTCCGGTCTGGCACGCGGCGGCGAGATATGGCGCTGTCCGGCTTTCCTTGGAACGCGCTACGACGGCTGGCGTCCCTGCGGCG from Arthrobacter pascens includes:
- the katG gene encoding catalase/peroxidase HPI, producing MSEHGSESENPVIPAPTPKRSRPRTNQDWWPNQLNLEVLHQHSPQANPMGEDFNYAEEFNALDLQALKQDLIEVMTTSQDWWPADYGHYGPLFIRMSWHAAGTYRIEDGRGGGGSGAQRFAPLNSWPDNASLDKARRLLWPIKQKYGRKISMADLIVFAGNVAMESMGFKSFGFGFGREDIWEPEQIFWGPEDTWMGDERYSGPGEFTSPLASVQMGLIYVNPEGPRGNPDPLAAAHDIRETFRRMAMNDEETVALIAGGHTFGKTHGAVSVENLGPEPEAATLEQQGLGWKNSFGTGSGPHTLTSGLEGAWTNQPTKWDNGFFENLFKYDWELTESPAGAKQFKPKNPEAQGTVPDAHDSSKRHEPMMLTTDLALRLDRIYGPISRRFYENPDELADAFAKAWYKLLHRDMGPVTRYLGPWVPEPQPWQDPVSAVDHELIGEEDIAALRARILATGLSISQLASTAWAAAASFRGTDKRGGANGARIRLAPQKDWEVNDPTELAKVLETLERTQQDFNSSLSDGKKVSLADVIVLGGCTAVEQAAKNAGFEVSVPFAPGRTDASQEQTDVEAFDVLEPAADGFRNYVRAGQKLPPETLLVDRAFMLNLTAPEMTVLVGGMRALKADFGRSEHGVLTDRSGALTNDFYVNLLDMRTEWKASESLENVYEGRDRATGELKWTATAVDLVFGANSQLRAIAEVYACDDAKEDFVRHFVRAWDKVMSLDRFDLAAA
- a CDS encoding BCCT family transporter; its protein translation is MATNNDLKPLMPEELPAETDLAETPLSDEPGRTENNDVISVSEKETNPSVLDPEDGGAATLPDAEEYEQILEELRHAKTEQAVSKRRNRKLTLDKVTFGITGAIAVAFVIWGFTGRDSLSETSTTALNWVMQYTGWLFMVLASLFVVFVLWLALGKFGNIPLGKDGEKPEFRTVSWVSMMFAAGMGIGLMFYGVAEPLYHYISPPPGTVDGRTPAAIQTAMATSIFHWTLHPWAMYAVVGIAMAYGTYRLGRRQLVSEAFTSLFGRRMVEGPVGKFINILAIFATLFGTAASLGLGALQIGSGLTSNGWLGEIGTPVLVAIVAILTACFVASAVSGISRGIQWLSNINMVLAVILALIVFVAGPTLFILNLIPSAVGDYARDLAEMSSRTEAVGDEALRSWMSGWTIFYWAWWVSWTPFVGMFIARISRGRTIRQFVTGVLLVPSIVSVIWFSIFGGSAFHVQQEADKSNSPGLVTMTDGSPSINFDGALFDLVKNLSMPAWLIAAVIVLAMVLVAIFFVTGADAASIVMGSLSSNGAEEPRRGVVIFWGTLTGAVAAVMLLAGGDEPSEALAGLQRITIVAALPFVVVMLLLCFALAKDLRRDPLSLRRRLATSVVERAIRTGVEQHGGVQFDLVTRHECAETCSDSDTCPGDSSDTKPDPR